The following DNA comes from Alphaproteobacteria bacterium HT1-32.
ATCAGCAGTTATATGAAACCAGCCCGGTCATGCTCTGGACCTGCGGCAAGGGATATCTTCTTGAAGCGATCAATGACCGTTTTGCCCGGAAACTCGGTTATGAGAAAGACGAGCTGCTGAATACGGACGTTCTTAAACTGGCAACGGAACCGACCAGGAAACTTGTTCAGGAAGTGTTGCGCCCGAAGCTGCTGAAAGACGGATTGTACGAGAATCAGCTTGCCGGGTTTGTCCATCGCAACGGCTCGGTCGTTGAGGTGGAGATGACCGCCTATCTCGAAACAGAGCCGGATAGTGATGATTTTCGTGTACTGGCGTCCGCTGTTGATGTTTCCAGCCGGTTCGAAGCAGAGCGACGCCTGCGCCGGGCGCTGGAAGAGGCGGAACTGGCAAATCGTACGAAGTCACAGTTTCTGGCCAATATCAGCCATGAGCTGCGCACACCGCTGAATTCGATCATCGGGTTTTCGCAATTCATGTCTCAGGAATTGCTCGGGCCGCTCGGTAATCCGCAATATCTCGAATACAGTCAGGATATCCTGTATTCCGGCGAACATCTGCTCAACCTGATCAACGATATTCTCGACATCACGAAGATCGAAGCCGGCGAAACCCAGATTGACGAAGAGCGGGTTGTCGTTGCCGATTTGATTGAAAGTTGCCTGCGCATGGTCCGGCAGCGTGCCCGCGCCAAAGGACTGATGCTGCGGATCGAAGGTGGTGCAGATAAGGCCCCCGTCATTATGGCCGATGAACGGCTGTTCAAGCAGATACTTCTGAACCTGCTGACCAACGCCATCAAATTCACCAGTGAGGGGGAAATTACGGTCCGGACCGGCGTAGAGCAAAACAGCCCGTTTATCGAAGTCAGCGATACCGGTATCGGAATTACCGATGCCGATCAGGAGGCTGTGTTACTGCCTTTTGTCCAGATTGCTGATGCAATGACCCGAAACCATGAAGGCAGTGGTCTGGGACTGCCGTTGAGCAAATCCCTGGCTGAGCTGCATGGCGGCCGCCTGGACCTGACAAGCAAGATAGGCGTGGGCACGACGGTACGGGTGAGCCTGCCGGCGGAACGTCTGCTCTCAACGAATGCGCCGGCAACCGGGTAATCTGGTCTGTCGCGCGCTGTTTGCCCCGCGACAGACCAGTGCAGACGATCAGGCGGGCATCGGGATCTTCTGATCCGTCGGCGGGATATTCCAGCCGGCCTGCACGGACGGACGCTCCGCCATCGCCAGATACCATCGTTTCACATTCGGGAAGTCGTTCAGATCGATTTCCTGCCAGTCATGGCGGCCGATCCAGGGCCAGATCGCAAAATCGGCAATAGACAGATCGCCAGCGATGAATTCGTTTGAAGCCAGCTGTTTGTCCATGACCCCGTAGAGGCGTTTCGCCTCATTGCCAAAACGTTCCTCGGCATAGGGTGCCTTGCCGGAATTATATTTCCGGAAATGATGGACCTGTCCGAGAATTGGTCCGGCACCGCCCATCTGGAACATCAGCCATTCAATGACTTTCCAGCGACCGGCCGGATCTTTCGGCAGCAGCTTGCCGGACTTTTCCGCGAGATAGAGCAGGATGGCACCTGATTCCATCATCGAAATACCGGTTTCCGTATCGACAATTGCCGGAATTTTGTTGTTCGGGCTGATTTTCAGGAAATCCGGGGCAAACTGTTCGTCTTTGTGAATGTTCACGGGTCTGACGACATAAGGCAGGCCCATTTCTTCGAGGGCCATCGTGATTTTCCGGCCATTTGGTGTGGTCCAGGTATAGAGTTCGATCATACGTATTTTCTCCGGTTCTGGGGATCTGTCCGGTATCCGGCAAATCGCCACTGGAAGCTGTCGCGCGCGGGTTGTATTGTCCGGCACACATTGGATATGGAGTCGATATTATGGGTTATGTCATCCCTGCGCCAGCCGCACCCTCAGTTGCCGTTGACGGCAGTCAGGACCGGTTTCCGGTCCGCCGCGTTTATTGCGTTGGCCGCAACTATGCCGAACATGCTCGCGAGATGGGCCACGATCCGGACCGTGAACCACCGTTTTTCTTCATGAAGCCGGGGGATGCTCTGCTGCCGACCGGCAGCGACTTTCCGTATCCGAATCTGTCGGAAAATGTGCATTACGAAATGGAATTTGTCGTTGCTATCGGCAAGGGCGGCGACGATATCGCCGAAGCTGATGCGCTGGATCATATCTGGGGCTACACGGTTGGTCTGGATATGACGCGCCGCGACCGTCAGGGCGAAATGAAGAAACTTGGCCGTCCCTGGGAAGCCGGCAAGGCTTTCAATCATTCCGCACCGATTTCACCGCTGAAACCGGCGGCCTCCATCGGGCATCCGACGAAAGGTCGTATCTGGCTGAAGAATAACGGCGAGATCGTCCAGGATTCCGACATTGCCGAGCTGATCTGGAATGTTCAGGAAACCATTTCCATCCTGTCCCGGGATTTTGGGCTTGAGGCCGGCGACCTGATTTATACCGGAACGCCTGCCGGTGTTGGGGCCGTGAAGCGGGGCGATCACCTTGTTGGCGGCGTTGACGGTGTCGGCGAAGTCGAGATCAAGGTCGTCTGATCTTTCAGAAATGATCACGCCGGATATCCTCCGGCGTGATCCTCTCTTTTTTATTTCGTCACAAAAGCATAACATTCACCTGTTATCGGAGGAGCACGCTCGCAGACGAGCGTTTCAATTCATCGAACAGGGGATTACCCATGCGCAAGACACTTGTCGCTGCCGCGATAGCGACGGCTTT
Coding sequences within:
- a CDS encoding PAS domain S-box protein, with translation MLSEPPRLSADGERRLKNKPTGSVDDDILKESVRHLSQAFSVFDRDLNLVIWNPQFAKLLGFPDELLYQGAPLASFFRHNAERGEYGEGDLDALVDDRIRLARQGKAHRFQRVTKDGIVLDVVGNPLPSGGFVTTYTDITERVNLEKELSRTKADHELASQISHTGFWRVQLDPLVVFWSPELYRIHGLPADRPITLEQAIEAYHPDDRSIVESLVAEAIRDARPFEHELRIVRPGGSIRYCNSRGFCETDETGQVIAIFGTFQDVTSRVLAEKAHQESDRRYQQLYETSPVMLWTCGKGYLLEAINDRFARKLGYEKDELLNTDVLKLATEPTRKLVQEVLRPKLLKDGLYENQLAGFVHRNGSVVEVEMTAYLETEPDSDDFRVLASAVDVSSRFEAERRLRRALEEAELANRTKSQFLANISHELRTPLNSIIGFSQFMSQELLGPLGNPQYLEYSQDILYSGEHLLNLINDILDITKIEAGETQIDEERVVVADLIESCLRMVRQRARAKGLMLRIEGGADKAPVIMADERLFKQILLNLLTNAIKFTSEGEITVRTGVEQNSPFIEVSDTGIGITDADQEAVLLPFVQIADAMTRNHEGSGLGLPLSKSLAELHGGRLDLTSKIGVGTTVRVSLPAERLLSTNAPATG
- a CDS encoding glutathione S-transferase: MIELYTWTTPNGRKITMALEEMGLPYVVRPVNIHKDEQFAPDFLKISPNNKIPAIVDTETGISMMESGAILLYLAEKSGKLLPKDPAGRWKVIEWLMFQMGGAGPILGQVHHFRKYNSGKAPYAEERFGNEAKRLYGVMDKQLASNEFIAGDLSIADFAIWPWIGRHDWQEIDLNDFPNVKRWYLAMAERPSVQAGWNIPPTDQKIPMPA
- a CDS encoding FAA hydrolase family protein; the protein is MMGYVIPAPAAPSVAVDGSQDRFPVRRVYCVGRNYAEHAREMGHDPDREPPFFFMKPGDALLPTGSDFPYPNLSENVHYEMEFVVAIGKGGDDIAEADALDHIWGYTVGLDMTRRDRQGEMKKLGRPWEAGKAFNHSAPISPLKPAASIGHPTKGRIWLKNNGEIVQDSDIAELIWNVQETISILSRDFGLEAGDLIYTGTPAGVGAVKRGDHLVGGVDGVGEVEIKVV